Proteins from a single region of Amycolatopsis sp. CA-230715:
- a CDS encoding DNA polymerase ligase N-terminal domain-containing protein, which produces MPDLTEYRRRRDASVTPEPVPDEVEPRCGRDRSGTTFVVQEHHASQLHWDVRLERDGVLVSWAVPKGMPIEPDVARLAVRVEDYPLEYADFSGVIPAGQYGAGRTEIWDRGRYETVHWDGERIEIVLCGNRLRGKYEFRHTAEDDDRHWRVRRLDDAEEGWQSLPLFVPPMTPGRTRMPGVSEDGEWSYEFAWDGLRAQVRVQGGRIGVRDSDGRDRTATYPELRGIGAKLGSVEALFDGVIVVLAEGKPSAVALRRRANVTTAADLRRMVRQWPAVFLAFDLLHLAGHSCLALPYRRRRELLAGLGLNGDHWRVPECYEGEGAAVLEASRVHGLDGVIAKRLDSPYRPGRPSQDWAAVRGVRVQEVVVGGWRPGGGSRAETVGSLLLGVPTADGLRYIGNVGSGFTREDLAELAETLPGLAVPSSPFEEIPEDKARDARWVRPDLVGEVVFRGWTDAHCLRAPSWRGLRDDLAGEDVGFRD; this is translated from the coding sequence GTGCCCGATCTGACCGAGTACCGGCGGAGGCGCGACGCCTCCGTGACCCCCGAACCGGTACCGGACGAAGTCGAACCCCGGTGCGGCCGCGACAGGAGCGGCACCACCTTTGTCGTCCAGGAGCACCACGCCAGCCAGCTGCACTGGGACGTGCGGCTCGAACGGGACGGCGTGCTCGTCTCGTGGGCGGTGCCGAAGGGAATGCCGATCGAACCCGATGTCGCCAGGCTCGCGGTGCGGGTCGAGGACTACCCGCTCGAATACGCGGATTTCTCCGGCGTGATCCCGGCAGGGCAGTACGGGGCGGGGCGGACCGAGATCTGGGACCGCGGCCGGTACGAGACCGTGCACTGGGACGGCGAGCGGATCGAGATCGTCCTGTGCGGGAACCGCTTGCGCGGGAAGTACGAATTCCGGCACACCGCGGAAGACGACGACCGGCACTGGCGCGTGCGCAGGCTCGACGACGCGGAAGAAGGCTGGCAGTCGTTGCCGCTGTTCGTGCCGCCGATGACACCGGGGCGAACCCGGATGCCGGGAGTTTCCGAGGACGGCGAGTGGTCCTACGAATTCGCGTGGGACGGGCTGCGCGCGCAGGTTCGGGTCCAGGGCGGCCGGATCGGGGTGCGGGACTCCGACGGACGCGATCGCACCGCCACCTATCCCGAACTGCGGGGCATCGGCGCGAAACTCGGTTCGGTGGAGGCGCTGTTCGACGGTGTGATCGTGGTGCTCGCGGAGGGCAAGCCGAGCGCCGTGGCGCTGCGCCGCCGGGCGAACGTGACCACGGCGGCCGATCTGCGGCGGATGGTGCGGCAGTGGCCCGCGGTCTTCCTCGCGTTCGACCTCCTGCACCTCGCCGGGCATTCGTGCCTTGCGCTCCCGTACCGCCGTCGCCGCGAGCTGCTGGCTGGCCTGGGGCTGAACGGCGACCACTGGCGGGTGCCGGAATGCTACGAAGGCGAAGGCGCGGCGGTGCTGGAAGCGAGCCGTGTGCACGGTCTCGACGGCGTGATCGCGAAACGGCTGGACAGCCCGTACCGGCCAGGACGGCCCAGCCAGGACTGGGCCGCGGTGCGCGGGGTGCGCGTGCAGGAGGTGGTCGTCGGCGGCTGGCGCCCCGGGGGCGGCAGCCGCGCGGAGACGGTGGGTTCGCTGCTGCTCGGCGTGCCCACCGCGGACGGGCTGCGCTACATCGGCAACGTCGGCTCGGGGTTCACCAGGGAGGACCTGGCCGAACTGGCGGAGACACTGCCGGGGTTGGCGGTGCCGAGTTCGCCGTTCGAGGAGATTCCCGAGGACAAGGCACGCGACGCGCGCTGGGTGCGTCCCGACCTGGTCGGTGAGGTCGTCTTCCGGGGCTGGACGGACGCGCACTGCCTGCGGGCGCCGAGCTGGCGCGGGCTCCGCGACGACCTCGCCGGTGAGGACGTGGGGTTCCGTGACTGA
- a CDS encoding response regulator, translated as MSERSAAENPLIKVVLVEDHDMVAEAIALALADVGDIEIVARASSVADALDAVGRMRPDVVVLDRRLPDGDGIDAIPELHAAAPGVRVLILTGDATPAVATRVVEAGGAGLLMKAARLADLAVAVRQVSAGDMAFSPDLLGQVLSRLAGRSGAVGAELTGRERETLRLLADGATIADISARMTVARNTARNHVQRILTKLGAHSQLEAVAIARREGLVD; from the coding sequence GTGTCGGAGCGGTCAGCCGCGGAAAACCCGTTGATCAAGGTGGTTCTGGTCGAGGACCACGACATGGTCGCCGAAGCGATCGCCTTGGCGCTCGCGGACGTGGGCGACATCGAAATCGTCGCGCGCGCGTCGTCGGTCGCCGACGCGCTGGACGCGGTCGGGCGGATGCGCCCCGACGTGGTCGTGCTCGACCGCAGGCTTCCCGACGGCGACGGGATCGACGCCATTCCCGAACTGCACGCGGCGGCGCCGGGGGTGCGGGTCCTGATCCTGACCGGGGACGCGACGCCCGCCGTGGCCACCAGGGTGGTCGAGGCCGGTGGTGCCGGGCTGCTGATGAAGGCGGCGCGGCTGGCGGATCTCGCGGTCGCCGTCCGCCAGGTGTCCGCGGGGGACATGGCGTTCAGCCCCGATCTGCTCGGCCAGGTGCTCAGCAGGCTCGCCGGGCGATCCGGCGCGGTCGGCGCCGAACTGACCGGCCGGGAGCGGGAAACGCTGCGCCTGCTCGCCGACGGCGCGACCATCGCCGACATCAGCGCCAGGATGACGGTCGCGCGGAACACCGCGCGCAACCACGTGCAGCGGATCCTCACGAAGCTCGGGGCGCATTCGCAGCTCGAAGCGGTGGCGATCGCCCGCCGCGAGGGACTCGTCGACTGA
- a CDS encoding ATP-binding protein, whose amino-acid sequence MTTSSSRVSSSGVATFDVPATVTGASDARRFTGTTLATWGQHGDSADDAQLVVYELVANALLHTESTPELTLRLTGSRLRVEVVDESAVLPSKRAGGGDGGWGLRLVESLAVRWGAEPDGAGKRVWCELDLARADEGARAVAG is encoded by the coding sequence ATGACTACGTCCTCGTCCCGCGTGTCCTCATCCGGTGTCGCCACCTTCGACGTACCCGCCACTGTCACCGGTGCGAGTGACGCACGCCGGTTCACCGGCACGACGCTGGCCACGTGGGGGCAGCACGGCGATTCCGCCGACGACGCACAGCTCGTGGTGTACGAACTCGTGGCAAACGCCTTGCTGCACACCGAGAGCACCCCGGAACTCACCTTGCGGCTCACCGGTTCCCGGTTGCGGGTCGAGGTGGTGGACGAGAGCGCGGTCCTGCCGTCGAAACGAGCGGGCGGCGGTGACGGCGGCTGGGGCCTGAGACTCGTGGAATCCCTCGCGGTGCGCTGGGGGGCCGAACCCGATGGTGCGGGCAAGCGGGTGTGGTGCGAGCTCGATCTGGCGAGGGCGGACGAGGGTGCCAGGGCAGTGGCGGGCTGA
- a CDS encoding PAS domain-containing protein, producing MSERRARGHAALSLDADGMVTSCNADAERVTGYRKADLLGKSVSFLDTGDGLLDSAAAAGAAEGECLLLRGDGSSVHAGVLVAAVRDGLALRGFGVVLRNVRRSGAAALVGAGERDRARLAAEVHDDSLQAMVAAGMRLQLLEGRLAGRDQAIVDGLHVAVDAAVTRLRDLLRWLRPPELNHGLAAALADWAERTGRPFVVDLDEEPAAEAATLVYRTLQDSPRGSGGTIRVRSADGGVLVDLGGGAVDDGGRIEALGGWRADDGSRFWVPGTLG from the coding sequence GTGTCCGAGCGGCGAGCGCGCGGCCACGCGGCACTTTCACTGGACGCCGACGGCATGGTGACCTCGTGCAACGCCGATGCCGAGCGGGTGACCGGCTACCGGAAGGCCGATCTGCTCGGCAAGTCCGTGAGCTTCCTGGACACCGGCGACGGGCTGCTCGATTCGGCGGCCGCGGCAGGCGCGGCCGAAGGCGAGTGCCTGCTCCTGCGCGGTGACGGCAGCTCGGTGCACGCCGGTGTGCTGGTCGCCGCCGTCCGCGACGGGCTCGCACTGCGCGGGTTCGGCGTGGTGTTGCGGAACGTCCGCCGCAGTGGTGCGGCCGCGCTCGTCGGCGCCGGCGAGCGGGATCGCGCACGGCTGGCCGCCGAGGTGCACGACGACTCACTCCAGGCGATGGTCGCGGCGGGGATGCGCCTGCAACTGCTCGAAGGCAGGCTCGCCGGCCGTGACCAAGCGATCGTCGACGGCCTGCACGTCGCGGTGGACGCGGCCGTCACCCGGCTGCGTGATCTCCTGCGGTGGCTTCGCCCTCCCGAACTGAACCACGGCCTGGCCGCGGCACTGGCCGATTGGGCGGAACGCACCGGGCGGCCGTTCGTCGTCGACCTCGACGAGGAACCGGCCGCGGAAGCGGCGACGCTCGTTTACCGCACGCTGCAGGATTCGCCGCGCGGCAGCGGTGGCACGATCCGCGTCCGCTCCGCCGACGGCGGCGTGCTGGTCGACCTCGGCGGTGGCGCGGTCGACGACGGGGGCCGGATCGAGGCGCTCGGTGGCTGGCGGGCCGACGACGGATCCCGGTTCTGGGTCCCCGGCACCCTCGGCTGA